The following are from one region of the Rhizobium sullae genome:
- a CDS encoding alpha/beta hydrolase: protein MQKTLASLTLAAFLLSACGGRHIGVMTPVGSVQPGTSKVDLLVATTRARDNDPAVLFSGERGTGLMVNAVNVSIPPDANRKIGQVQWPKRLPADPLRDFVTVSVDPLEGERAGEVWLKSHMPKSRRVLVFVHGFNNLYEDAVYRFAQIVHDSHADVAPVVFTWPSRGSIFDYNYDKESTNYSRDALEELLRRTAQNPAVSDITIMAHSMGTWLTVEALRQMAIRDGHVASKINNVILASPDLDVDVFGRQFVSLGEERPHFTIFVSRDDRALALSRRISGNVDRLGQIDPSAEPYRSKLEAAGITVLDLTKLKGGDRLNHGKFAESPEVVKLIGDRLIAGQTITDSQVGLGEAVGAVAMGAAQTVGSAASVAVSTPIAIFDPRTRRNYDAQLKRFGQSMENTAGSVGDTVGAGLPTQ from the coding sequence ATGCAGAAGACGCTTGCGAGCCTCACGCTCGCTGCCTTCCTGTTATCGGCCTGCGGCGGACGGCACATCGGCGTGATGACGCCAGTGGGGTCGGTGCAGCCGGGCACCTCGAAAGTCGATCTTCTTGTCGCAACCACGCGCGCACGGGACAACGATCCCGCCGTCCTCTTTTCCGGCGAGCGCGGCACCGGCCTGATGGTCAATGCGGTCAACGTTTCGATACCGCCGGATGCCAATCGCAAGATCGGTCAGGTGCAATGGCCAAAGCGCCTGCCGGCAGATCCGCTCCGCGATTTCGTCACCGTCTCGGTCGATCCGCTGGAAGGCGAACGGGCAGGCGAGGTCTGGTTGAAGAGCCATATGCCGAAGAGCCGCCGTGTGCTGGTTTTCGTCCATGGCTTCAACAATCTCTACGAGGATGCTGTCTACCGCTTCGCGCAGATCGTTCACGATTCGCATGCGGACGTGGCGCCGGTCGTCTTCACCTGGCCGTCGCGCGGCAGCATCTTCGACTACAACTACGACAAGGAAAGCACGAATTATTCCCGCGATGCGCTGGAAGAGCTGCTGCGCCGCACCGCCCAGAATCCGGCAGTCAGCGATATCACGATCATGGCCCATTCGATGGGCACTTGGCTGACGGTCGAGGCGCTGCGCCAGATGGCGATCCGGGATGGGCACGTCGCAAGCAAGATCAACAACGTCATCCTTGCCTCCCCCGATCTCGACGTCGATGTCTTCGGCCGGCAGTTCGTGAGCCTCGGCGAGGAGAGGCCGCACTTCACCATCTTCGTTTCGCGGGACGACCGTGCGCTGGCACTTTCGCGCCGCATTTCCGGCAATGTCGATCGCCTCGGCCAGATCGATCCTTCGGCGGAGCCCTATCGCAGCAAGCTCGAGGCGGCGGGCATTACCGTCCTCGATCTCACCAAGCTCAAGGGCGGCGACCGGCTGAACCACGGCAAATTCGCTGAAAGTCCGGAAGTGGTGAAGCTGATCGGAGACCGGCTGATCGCTGGCCAGACGATTACGGACTCGCAGGTCGGTCTCGGCGAAGCGGTCGGGGCGGTCGCAATGGGCGCCGCGCAAACGGTCGGAAGTGCGGCCAGCGTTGCCGTCAGCACGCCGATTGCGATCTTCGATCCGCGCACGCGCCGCAACTATGATGCCCAGCTAAAGCGCTTCGGCCAGTCGATGGAAAATACCGCGGGCTCTGTCGGCGATACTGTCGGCGCCGGCTTGCCGACACAATAA
- a CDS encoding TetR family transcriptional regulator, giving the protein MTELKKAGATEGRRERKRRQTRERIEQAAMTLFLERGFDATTIEDITESADVSKRSFFDYFPSKEEVVFAWQDSFAGHLMAAIAARPKSEPPLKVVEEAIVETVVASANERGLALGELIRRTPVLKARDQMKYAKLEQKLTEALIARGGQGKEVRARMRLLSAVVIGALRVGGERWQERPSEGPLEAFARELFADLWKMLADFGDEAKNRR; this is encoded by the coding sequence ATGACTGAATTGAAAAAAGCCGGCGCGACGGAAGGCCGCCGCGAACGCAAGCGGCGGCAGACGCGCGAGCGCATCGAGCAGGCGGCAATGACGCTGTTCCTCGAACGCGGGTTCGATGCCACGACGATCGAGGACATCACCGAATCCGCCGACGTATCGAAGCGCAGCTTTTTCGACTATTTCCCCTCCAAGGAAGAGGTCGTCTTCGCCTGGCAGGATTCCTTTGCCGGCCATCTGATGGCTGCCATCGCCGCAAGGCCGAAGAGCGAGCCGCCCCTGAAGGTCGTTGAAGAAGCGATCGTGGAGACCGTCGTCGCTTCTGCCAATGAACGCGGTCTCGCCCTTGGCGAACTCATCCGTCGCACGCCGGTGCTAAAAGCGCGCGATCAGATGAAGTATGCAAAACTTGAGCAGAAGCTGACGGAAGCACTGATCGCAAGAGGCGGCCAAGGGAAGGAAGTCCGGGCACGCATGCGCCTCCTCTCGGCGGTCGTCATCGGAGCCTTGCGCGTCGGCGGCGAACGCTGGCAGGAACGTCCGTCAGAAGGCCCGTTGGAGGCCTTTGCCCGAGAGCTTTTTGCGGATCTTTGGAAGATGCTGGCGGATTTTGGGGATGAGGCGAAAAATCGGCGCTAG
- a CDS encoding aminoacyl-tRNA deacylase, producing the protein MTIAGKLQDYIAGEGIAYDTVAHHRTATTSQSAQAAHIPGGRLAKSVVVHHEMGYVLAVVPSTHRIEFSTLQDVMNRRLGLASEEEVSSLFSDCDIGAVPPIGPAYDVPVILDESLGDASDVYFEGGDHKTLVHVSGPNFRSLMKDAQIARFSHLP; encoded by the coding sequence ATGACGATCGCAGGAAAACTTCAGGACTATATCGCCGGTGAGGGTATCGCTTACGACACCGTCGCTCATCACCGCACAGCAACAACCAGCCAGTCGGCGCAGGCCGCGCATATTCCCGGCGGCAGGCTGGCCAAATCCGTCGTCGTACATCACGAAATGGGGTACGTCCTAGCCGTTGTCCCGAGCACGCACCGGATCGAATTCTCCACATTGCAGGATGTGATGAACCGGCGCCTTGGTCTCGCCTCGGAGGAGGAGGTCAGCTCGCTTTTTTCCGATTGCGACATCGGCGCAGTGCCGCCCATCGGCCCCGCTTACGATGTGCCGGTGATCCTCGACGAAAGCCTCGGCGACGCGAGCGACGTCTATTTCGAAGGTGGCGACCACAAGACACTCGTGCATGTCAGTGGGCCTAACTTTCGCAGCCTGATGAAGGATGCGCAAATCGCCCGCTTCAGCCACCTGCCGTAG
- a CDS encoding class I SAM-dependent methyltransferase gives MTADIVCSDFLHFFRSWVSNPLRVAAIAPSGVSLAKLMTKEIAALDGPIIELGPGTGVFTRALLARGVREADLTLIEYGPEFISNLKARFPYSRVLQMDAGQLAHADIFEGEPVGAVISGLPLLSMSPRKITAILAGAFTYMRAGGAFYQFTYGPRCPVPRPILDRMGLKATHIGGTMRNLPPAAVYRISRRKPLELSRERFKYHRREEEIGAAAKATDG, from the coding sequence ATGACCGCAGACATTGTATGCTCCGATTTCCTGCATTTCTTCCGCTCATGGGTAAGCAATCCACTCCGCGTCGCCGCGATCGCTCCCTCTGGGGTTTCGCTCGCCAAGCTGATGACGAAGGAGATCGCCGCGCTTGACGGGCCGATCATCGAACTGGGACCTGGCACGGGTGTTTTCACACGCGCGCTGCTCGCCCGAGGCGTCAGAGAGGCGGATTTGACGCTGATCGAATACGGGCCTGAATTCATCAGCAACCTTAAAGCACGCTTTCCGTACTCTCGCGTCCTGCAGATGGACGCGGGGCAATTGGCTCACGCCGACATCTTCGAAGGCGAGCCGGTGGGGGCGGTGATCAGCGGTCTGCCGCTGCTTTCGATGTCGCCACGCAAAATCACCGCCATCCTTGCCGGTGCTTTCACCTACATGCGGGCCGGCGGTGCGTTTTATCAGTTCACTTATGGGCCGCGCTGCCCCGTGCCGCGTCCGATCCTCGACCGCATGGGGCTCAAGGCAACGCATATCGGCGGCACGATGCGTAACCTGCCGCCTGCTGCAGTCTACAGAATTTCGCGCCGCAAGCCGCTTGAGCTCTCGCGGGAGCGCTTCAAATATCATCGCAGGGAAGAGGAAATTGGCGCGGCCGCCAAAGCGACTGACGGCTGA
- a CDS encoding adenylate/guanylate cyclase domain-containing protein, translated as MDRKLSAILAADVVGYSALMERDEAGTFERLRAGRKELFEPEIARHHGQIFKLMGDGILAEFGSVVDAVECAVSLQRGLAERNAAVPEDQRIRVRIGINLGEVIVDGEDRYGEGVNVAARLQQLADPGGICVSGKVAREVEKKLAFGFEPMGDQKVKNIAEPVQAFRVILEGQAPRQPAQSWPPRWVWAAAAVPVLILVLAGTAWQFWPTATLGGKPSVAVLPFDNYGGDEATGRLADGLTDDIITDLAGFPEFQVIARNSTEQCRDQPAVPSEVGKALGAGFVVEGSIQRQPDRVRITAQLIDAKTGKHIWSQRWDRPDEDLFAIQIEISEQISNRLGGGAGLVQEAGRITAHRKPPENLNAYEFYLLGTEKLEQVNQADVEEAVKLLTRAVELDPGLARAWVELSHSHVILAGFGVEPDKNRALSAEAAERAVRLDPSDAEAHVVYASTLGDKGELERAKAEFDTALRLAPGQFEVLTFYIDWASTFGEPERGAQLVDKAVSLNPGFPMWSARIFTHAYFMAGRYEDALRMLDRLTPENYGRKHWVMRSGALAAIGRTEEAKVSVTDALRRFPNLTVEGLVNQPGFNEAERQRLIETMRLAGFADCAKAEELAKIKKPLRLPECASP; from the coding sequence ATGGACCGCAAGCTTTCCGCCATCCTCGCTGCTGATGTCGTGGGCTATTCCGCGCTGATGGAACGCGACGAGGCTGGCACATTCGAGCGCCTTCGTGCCGGACGCAAGGAACTGTTTGAGCCGGAGATTGCCCGCCATCACGGCCAGATTTTCAAGCTTATGGGCGACGGGATCCTCGCCGAATTTGGCAGCGTGGTGGACGCCGTGGAATGCGCCGTCTCGCTGCAGCGCGGGCTGGCGGAACGGAATGCAGCCGTTCCCGAGGACCAGCGGATCCGGGTCAGGATCGGGATCAATCTCGGCGAGGTGATCGTCGACGGCGAGGACCGATATGGCGAGGGCGTCAATGTCGCGGCCAGGCTTCAGCAGTTGGCAGACCCGGGCGGCATCTGCGTCTCGGGAAAGGTCGCCAGGGAGGTTGAGAAGAAGCTAGCTTTCGGCTTCGAGCCGATGGGCGACCAGAAGGTGAAGAATATCGCCGAACCGGTGCAGGCCTTCCGCGTTATCCTTGAGGGACAAGCCCCACGCCAACCAGCGCAGTCATGGCCTCCGCGCTGGGTTTGGGCAGCAGCAGCCGTGCCAGTCCTTATTCTGGTTTTGGCCGGGACGGCCTGGCAATTCTGGCCGACTGCGACATTAGGCGGCAAACCGTCGGTAGCGGTGCTGCCGTTCGACAACTATGGCGGCGACGAGGCGACCGGACGCCTCGCCGATGGCCTCACTGACGACATAATCACCGATCTGGCGGGGTTCCCTGAATTCCAGGTGATCGCCCGTAACTCGACTGAACAATGCCGGGACCAACCAGCCGTGCCGAGTGAAGTGGGTAAGGCGCTTGGCGCAGGATTTGTGGTCGAGGGTTCCATCCAGCGTCAGCCTGACCGCGTAAGAATTACGGCGCAGCTCATCGACGCCAAAACGGGCAAACACATTTGGTCGCAGCGCTGGGACCGCCCGGACGAGGACTTGTTCGCAATCCAGATCGAAATTTCCGAGCAGATTTCGAACCGCCTCGGCGGCGGCGCAGGTTTGGTCCAGGAGGCGGGCCGCATCACCGCCCACCGAAAGCCGCCCGAGAATCTCAATGCCTACGAATTTTATCTGCTCGGCACCGAAAAACTCGAGCAAGTCAATCAGGCGGATGTCGAGGAGGCCGTCAAGCTGCTCACCCGCGCGGTCGAATTGGACCCCGGCCTTGCCCGCGCCTGGGTCGAACTTAGCCATTCCCATGTTATCTTGGCCGGTTTTGGGGTTGAACCCGACAAGAACCGGGCTCTTTCTGCCGAGGCAGCCGAGCGCGCCGTCCGGCTCGATCCGAGCGATGCAGAGGCACATGTCGTCTACGCGAGCACTTTGGGTGACAAAGGAGAATTGGAACGCGCCAAGGCAGAGTTCGATACCGCACTGCGCCTCGCTCCCGGCCAGTTCGAAGTTCTGACTTTCTACATCGATTGGGCCTCGACCTTCGGCGAGCCTGAGCGCGGCGCGCAACTGGTCGACAAGGCGGTCAGTCTCAACCCCGGTTTCCCGATGTGGAGTGCCAGGATTTTCACTCACGCCTACTTCATGGCGGGCCGGTATGAGGATGCCCTGCGGATGCTGGACCGCTTGACGCCGGAAAACTATGGAAGGAAACACTGGGTGATGCGTTCTGGCGCGCTTGCGGCTATTGGCCGAACTGAAGAGGCGAAGGTCTCAGTAACGGACGCACTCAGGCGGTTTCCCAATTTGACCGTCGAGGGACTTGTCAATCAGCCCGGATTCAATGAAGCGGAGCGCCAGCGGTTGATCGAAACCATGCGGCTCGCCGGCTTTGCGGACTGCGCCAAGGCAGAAGAGCTCGCGAAGATAAAGAAGCCGCTGCGCCTTCCGGAGTGTGCATCGCCGTAA
- a CDS encoding SDR family oxidoreductase — translation MSDSTKPVALITGGGRGMGEAIARELAAQGYLLALMSPSESCEKLAFELGGIASRGVAEKAEDIQAIFDLTMKTYGRIDAVVNHTGHPPKGDLLDITDEMWTLGSDMMILSLVRMARLVTPVMLKQGKGAFVNITTFAAYEPSLIFPVSCTYRAAAGAFTKLYSDRYAADNIRMNCILPGYIDSLNHKPETADKIPMKRIGHMEEIAKTAAFLLSDGAGYITGQNIRVDGGVTRHV, via the coding sequence ATGTCCGATAGCACGAAGCCCGTAGCGCTGATTACCGGTGGCGGCCGCGGCATGGGCGAGGCGATCGCCCGCGAACTGGCCGCGCAAGGCTATCTTCTGGCCCTGATGTCGCCTTCCGAAAGCTGCGAAAAGCTGGCCTTCGAGCTTGGCGGCATTGCGTCACGAGGCGTGGCGGAAAAAGCCGAAGACATCCAGGCGATTTTCGACCTGACGATGAAGACCTATGGCCGCATCGACGCCGTCGTGAACCACACCGGTCATCCGCCGAAGGGCGATCTCCTGGACATTACTGACGAGATGTGGACGCTCGGTTCCGACATGATGATCCTGTCGCTGGTGCGCATGGCACGCCTCGTGACGCCTGTCATGCTGAAGCAAGGCAAGGGCGCCTTCGTCAACATCACGACCTTCGCCGCCTATGAGCCGTCGCTGATCTTCCCCGTTTCCTGCACCTATCGCGCGGCGGCAGGCGCGTTCACGAAGCTTTATTCGGATCGGTATGCTGCGGATAATATCCGCATGAACTGCATCCTGCCCGGCTATATCGACAGCCTCAACCACAAGCCTGAAACCGCCGACAAGATCCCGATGAAGCGCATCGGTCATATGGAAGAAATCGCCAAGACCGCAGCCTTCCTGCTCTCTGATGGCGCGGGCTACATCACGGGTCAGAATATCCGCGTCGATGGCGGCGTCACGCGTCACGTTTGA
- a CDS encoding NAD(P)/FAD-dependent oxidoreductase, which produces MANERKQTVAVVGAGVIGASIAFELQRRGFQVTLIDKGEPGRGASYGNMASIALDFAPGSGPATWKKIPGWLMDPQGPVWVRPSYAPKMLPWLLRFIAAGRPSRLREIEDAGMSLTRQAPGDFRTMLSAIGAPELMTEEGCLAIYETEAEFAADRDHIEMMQRYGFDFEVLNGGAIRHYEAELSPSIAMAVLLPDNKSIRDPYQLVVKLADAAQAAGARFVPGTVRNIERRPAGDAVVLLEGGGSIEVDSVVLAAGVHTRDLAAKLGEPIPLETERGYHTQIMKPGISMRYSIIWPHRAFMVTPTAGGIRVGGNVELAGLDALPDFRRPRVLVRHAQRALPGLKIEETTEWMGHRPALPDTIPIISPSSKMPGVWYATGHGHLGLTLSATTARLIADMVMGVKPTVDIIPFRINRY; this is translated from the coding sequence ATGGCGAATGAGAGGAAGCAGACCGTCGCCGTTGTCGGCGCAGGCGTAATTGGGGCGTCGATTGCTTTCGAGCTGCAGCGGCGCGGATTTCAGGTGACGTTGATCGACAAGGGCGAACCGGGTCGTGGCGCGTCCTACGGGAACATGGCGAGCATCGCGCTCGATTTTGCGCCGGGTTCCGGTCCGGCGACGTGGAAGAAGATTCCCGGCTGGCTGATGGACCCCCAGGGCCCGGTTTGGGTGCGGCCTTCTTACGCTCCCAAAATGCTGCCATGGTTGCTGCGCTTCATTGCTGCCGGCCGCCCGTCCCGGTTGCGCGAGATCGAAGATGCGGGCATGAGTCTGACCCGCCAAGCGCCTGGCGATTTCCGAACCATGCTTTCTGCAATCGGCGCGCCGGAACTCATGACGGAGGAAGGTTGCCTCGCCATCTATGAAACGGAAGCTGAATTCGCCGCCGACCGCGACCATATCGAGATGATGCAGCGCTACGGCTTCGATTTCGAGGTCCTGAACGGCGGCGCGATCCGGCACTACGAGGCGGAGCTTTCGCCCTCGATCGCCATGGCCGTGCTTTTGCCGGACAATAAATCGATCCGTGATCCCTACCAATTGGTAGTCAAGCTTGCGGATGCCGCTCAGGCGGCGGGCGCGCGCTTCGTGCCGGGTACCGTGCGCAATATCGAACGCAGGCCGGCGGGCGATGCTGTCGTACTGCTCGAAGGCGGTGGCAGCATCGAGGTCGACTCGGTGGTACTTGCAGCCGGCGTGCACACGCGCGATCTTGCCGCAAAGCTTGGCGAGCCGATCCCACTGGAAACCGAGCGCGGCTATCACACGCAGATCATGAAGCCCGGCATCTCGATGCGCTATTCGATTATCTGGCCGCATCGCGCTTTCATGGTCACGCCGACGGCCGGCGGCATTCGCGTCGGCGGCAACGTCGAACTGGCGGGTCTCGACGCGCTCCCGGATTTCCGCCGCCCGCGGGTGCTCGTGCGCCATGCGCAACGCGCGCTGCCGGGTTTGAAGATCGAAGAGACGACCGAGTGGATGGGTCATCGCCCGGCACTGCCGGATACGATCCCGATTATCTCGCCTTCATCGAAGATGCCCGGCGTCTGGTATGCAACCGGCCACGGCCATCTCGGCCTGACGCTTTCGGCGACGACAGCGCGGCTGATCGCCGATATGGTGATGGGCGTCAAACCCACGGTCGACATAATCCCCTTCCGCATAAACCGATATTAG
- a CDS encoding VOC family protein — translation MKPQIDVITLAVENLERALAFYRALGLESPGVTATEFAGDDTHPAGAIVMFRLNGGQILALYPRRELAKDAGITQGPAQSGEFSLGHIVATRDEVDALLAKARAAGAPVTALQDRPWGIYSGYFRDLDGHLWEIIHNPTSTDATT, via the coding sequence ATGAAACCTCAGATCGACGTGATCACGCTGGCCGTAGAGAACTTAGAGCGGGCGCTTGCATTCTACCGGGCGCTTGGGCTCGAGTCGCCCGGTGTGACAGCAACCGAATTCGCTGGCGACGACACTCACCCCGCGGGGGCAATAGTCATGTTCCGCCTGAACGGGGGGCAGATCCTCGCCCTCTATCCGCGCCGCGAGCTCGCGAAAGACGCAGGCATCACGCAGGGGCCAGCGCAGAGCGGCGAGTTCAGTCTCGGTCACATTGTTGCGACTCGCGACGAGGTGGACGCGCTCTTGGCCAAAGCCAGGGCTGCGGGGGCGCCCGTCACCGCCCTACAGGACCGGCCCTGGGGCATCTACTCCGGCTACTTCCGCGACCTCGACGGACACCTGTGGGAAATCATCCACAACCCAACTAGCACCGACGCCACCACCTGA
- a CDS encoding adenylate/guanylate cyclase domain-containing protein, which yields MASIDEKHLEEKLTALESARTWSPRLVSKLESHIRSASDSELLRINPIKFATDKTLNEKEAIDLFLHAAALGLFDMTWILICPVCSCVIDSFRALKNLRSRCRCTHCHLDLVAALDDMIAITFTVNPAIRRIAYHDPQTLSAEDYLFRYRSAIEGLIPDGTPFVKVREMLNRGLAYIEPGKTTTLEIIAEAGALHGSSSDSDAGILFIVDPALPPGEQRIAIRVDLESSTPDTGTIAAGKVIFELSNVADRRFEFGILQLPPGIDRPPPLHFAPFLSGKRLLTTQTFRDLFRSEVIRGHEGLGVKDIALLFTDLKGSTALYDRIGDLNAFALVQQHFDRLQDVTVRHNGAIIKTIGDAVMAAFLRPADAVQAALDMRSEIASFNKRQPDKALILKIGVHKGAAIAVTLNERLDYFGQTVNIAARVQGLADADEIFVSQDVYDATGVRDGLAAFAVEPRTAQLRGVQQELPVFRVGAAA from the coding sequence ATGGCGTCGATCGACGAGAAGCATCTCGAAGAGAAGCTGACGGCGCTGGAATCGGCCCGGACCTGGAGTCCGCGGCTCGTATCCAAGCTCGAAAGCCACATCCGTTCGGCAAGCGACTCCGAGCTCCTGCGCATCAATCCAATCAAATTTGCTACCGACAAGACCCTTAACGAGAAGGAGGCGATCGATCTCTTCCTGCACGCCGCCGCGCTAGGTCTCTTCGATATGACCTGGATTCTGATCTGTCCGGTCTGCTCCTGCGTCATCGACAGCTTCCGGGCGCTCAAGAATCTCCGCAGTCGCTGCCGCTGCACCCACTGCCATCTGGATTTGGTGGCGGCTCTCGACGACATGATCGCGATCACCTTCACCGTGAACCCGGCCATCCGCCGCATCGCCTATCACGATCCGCAGACGCTGTCGGCGGAGGATTATCTTTTCCGCTACAGGTCGGCGATTGAGGGCTTGATCCCGGACGGCACGCCTTTCGTCAAGGTGAGGGAGATGCTGAACCGCGGATTAGCCTATATCGAGCCGGGCAAGACGACCACCCTTGAGATAATCGCGGAGGCCGGCGCATTGCATGGCAGCAGTTCCGACAGCGACGCAGGGATCCTGTTTATTGTCGATCCCGCGCTTCCGCCCGGCGAGCAGCGCATTGCAATCCGTGTTGACCTCGAGTCCAGTACGCCGGACACGGGCACCATCGCGGCCGGCAAGGTGATTTTTGAGCTGTCCAATGTCGCGGACAGACGCTTCGAGTTCGGGATCCTCCAGCTGCCGCCCGGCATCGACCGGCCGCCGCCGCTCCACTTCGCACCGTTCCTCTCAGGGAAGCGACTGCTCACGACCCAGACGTTCCGCGACCTCTTCCGCTCCGAGGTGATCCGTGGCCACGAAGGGCTCGGCGTCAAGGACATCGCTCTCCTTTTTACCGACCTGAAGGGCTCGACCGCGCTCTATGACCGGATCGGAGACCTGAATGCCTTTGCACTCGTCCAGCAGCATTTTGACCGGCTGCAGGACGTGACGGTCCGCCACAACGGCGCGATCATCAAGACGATCGGCGATGCGGTGATGGCGGCGTTCCTGAGGCCCGCTGATGCCGTGCAGGCGGCGCTCGACATGCGCAGCGAGATCGCCTCGTTCAACAAGCGGCAGCCAGACAAGGCGCTGATCCTCAAGATCGGCGTCCACAAGGGCGCGGCAATCGCGGTCACGCTGAACGAGCGCCTCGACTATTTCGGTCAGACCGTGAACATTGCTGCGCGCGTCCAGGGCCTCGCCGACGCCGACGAGATTTTTGTCAGCCAAGACGTTTACGACGCGACCGGCGTTCGCGACGGACTGGCGGCTTTTGCGGTCGAGCCGCGAACAGCACAGCTTCGAGGCGTGCAGCAGGAACTGCCGGTGTTTCGGGTGGGGGCCGCCGCTTAA
- a CDS encoding adenylate/guanylate cyclase domain-containing protein, whose translation MERKLAAILAIDVVGYSALMEADEAGTFDRLKRGRKELFEPEIATRHGRIFKLMGDGLLAEFGSVVDAVECAVTLQRGMAERNASVAEDQRFEVRIGINLGEVIVEGDDRYGEGVNVASRLQQLAEPGGICVSEKVSKEVRQKLAFVFEPMGEQRVKNIAEPIYCYRVNLHVPRAAPVGRLASLELPDKPSIAVLPFTNMSNDPEQETFVDGLTEDLITDLSRSAGLFVIARNSTFAYKGRSVDVRLTARDLGVRYVVEGSARRAAARVRINAQLIDAIGGDHIWAERYDSSLEDIFAVQDEVTAKIVEALVGRLAGQPARKRPTSLEAYDLCVRARGVSFQTGLGAREARMLLEKAIGLDPDYAEAHSLLALNLWLGWLFWNEPKETNQPRALAEAQRAVALDPNDAGNRWGLGIILGHERRYAESDAEFEATFKLDPNHADAWAIRSDLITLRGDAVKGVEFVKRALRLNPRPPGWYYWMAGQAYYALGDYQSAVEALRKPETYRTTSRRLLAAALAQLGRLDEARQEAEFFMMNDPHFSIRHWATSQPFDNEEVLQRFVEGYRKAGLPD comes from the coding sequence ATGGAGCGGAAGCTCGCTGCCATCCTTGCCATCGATGTTGTCGGGTACTCGGCGCTCATGGAGGCGGATGAAGCGGGCACCTTCGACCGGCTGAAACGTGGCCGCAAAGAGCTGTTCGAGCCGGAAATCGCGACGCGACACGGGCGAATCTTCAAGCTGATGGGAGACGGCCTGCTGGCGGAGTTCGGCAGCGTGGTGGATGCGGTCGAATGCGCGGTCACGCTTCAGCGCGGCATGGCGGAGCGTAACGCGAGCGTCGCCGAAGACCAGCGCTTCGAAGTCCGGATCGGAATCAACCTTGGAGAAGTGATCGTCGAAGGGGACGATCGCTATGGCGAGGGCGTGAACGTGGCGTCGCGTCTCCAACAACTCGCCGAGCCCGGTGGTATCTGCGTTTCGGAGAAGGTGTCCAAGGAGGTCAGGCAGAAGCTGGCGTTTGTGTTCGAGCCCATGGGCGAGCAGCGGGTGAAGAATATAGCCGAGCCGATATACTGCTATCGCGTGAACCTGCACGTTCCGAGAGCCGCTCCGGTCGGCCGACTGGCATCGCTCGAATTGCCCGACAAGCCCTCGATCGCGGTCTTGCCTTTCACCAACATGAGCAACGATCCGGAACAGGAAACCTTTGTCGACGGCTTGACCGAAGACCTGATCACCGACCTGTCTCGCTCAGCCGGCCTCTTCGTCATCGCGCGCAACTCAACCTTTGCTTACAAGGGGCGGTCGGTCGATGTGCGTTTGACCGCGCGTGATCTTGGGGTGCGCTATGTGGTTGAAGGCAGCGCCCGGCGCGCCGCGGCGCGCGTGCGCATCAATGCGCAGCTGATCGACGCGATCGGCGGCGATCATATCTGGGCCGAGCGCTACGACAGCAGCCTCGAGGACATCTTCGCAGTGCAGGACGAGGTCACGGCCAAGATCGTCGAAGCCCTTGTCGGCCGATTGGCCGGACAGCCGGCGCGCAAACGGCCCACGAGTCTCGAAGCCTATGACCTTTGCGTGCGAGCCCGCGGCGTCAGTTTTCAGACCGGGTTAGGCGCGCGGGAAGCGCGCATGCTCCTGGAAAAGGCGATCGGACTCGATCCCGACTATGCCGAGGCACATAGCTTGCTGGCCCTCAATCTTTGGCTCGGCTGGCTGTTCTGGAACGAGCCGAAGGAAACCAACCAGCCTCGCGCGCTGGCGGAAGCGCAGCGGGCTGTGGCGCTCGACCCTAACGATGCGGGGAACCGCTGGGGGCTGGGCATCATACTTGGTCACGAACGGCGTTACGCGGAATCGGATGCCGAGTTCGAGGCAACCTTCAAGCTCGATCCTAATCATGCCGATGCCTGGGCGATACGCTCGGATCTCATCACCCTGAGGGGCGACGCGGTCAAGGGCGTCGAATTCGTGAAGCGGGCGTTGCGGCTCAATCCGCGCCCACCGGGATGGTACTATTGGATGGCAGGCCAAGCCTATTATGCGCTCGGCGACTATCAATCCGCGGTTGAGGCTTTGCGCAAGCCGGAAACCTACCGCACCACGTCGCGGCGCTTGCTTGCGGCAGCCCTCGCGCAGCTCGGGCGCCTGGATGAAGCCCGTCAGGAGGCGGAATTCTTCATGATGAACGATCCCCATTTCAGCATCAGGCACTGGGCAACATCGCAGCCATTCGACAACGAGGAAGTGCTCCAGCGCTTCGTCGAAGGCTACCGCAAGGCTGGCCTTCCCGACTAA